Proteins encoded by one window of Calderihabitans maritimus:
- the ltrA gene encoding group II intron reverse transcriptase/maturase: MKYYSLIDKVYRIENLKKAYGVVKANNGAPGIDGQTVRAFGENLDDEIAKLHLELKTGTYKPSPVLRVEIPKPDGGKRPLGIPTVRDRVVQQALLNVLQPIFDPDFHPSSYGYRPGRSCQQAVAKAERFMNRYGLTHVVDMDLSKCFDRLDHDLILQEVNRKVSDGSVLQLIRLFLEVGVMTDGAFEETEIGSPQGGVISPLLTNIYLDYFDRAMKERGIRIVRYADDILIFARTSRQAERYMKTAYDILEGELKLVVNKEKTHITSVYEGVAYLGFIIYPKHVSIHPKKIKAFKETIRQLTPRNHSMN, translated from the coding sequence ATGAAGTACTACAGCCTAATTGACAAAGTATACCGTATTGAGAACCTGAAGAAGGCATACGGCGTCGTCAAGGCGAACAATGGCGCTCCCGGGATAGACGGGCAGACCGTGCGAGCCTTCGGCGAGAACCTAGACGACGAAATAGCCAAACTTCATCTTGAACTCAAGACCGGAACGTACAAACCAAGCCCAGTCCTGAGGGTGGAGATACCCAAACCGGATGGAGGGAAAAGACCGCTTGGGATACCTACCGTTAGGGACAGGGTAGTCCAGCAAGCACTGCTTAACGTACTTCAGCCAATCTTTGACCCAGACTTTCACCCGTCAAGCTATGGATACCGACCGGGGCGATCCTGCCAGCAGGCAGTAGCCAAAGCCGAGAGATTCATGAACCGGTATGGACTTACACATGTAGTAGACATGGACCTCTCCAAATGCTTTGACCGTCTTGACCATGACCTAATCCTTCAAGAAGTGAACCGGAAAGTTAGCGACGGCTCTGTACTGCAATTAATCCGGCTATTCCTGGAAGTAGGCGTCATGACGGACGGGGCCTTTGAAGAAACCGAAATAGGGAGTCCGCAAGGTGGGGTAATATCACCCCTTCTCACCAACATCTACCTGGACTACTTTGACCGGGCGATGAAAGAGAGGGGTATCCGCATAGTCCGTTATGCGGATGATATCCTCATCTTCGCCAGGACATCCCGGCAGGCGGAAAGGTACATGAAGACTGCCTATGACATCCTTGAAGGTGAGCTCAAGCTCGTCGTCAACAAGGAAAAGACGCATATAACCAGCGTCTATGAGGGTGTAGCCTACCTTGGGTTTATCATCTACCCCAAGCACGTAAGCATCCACCCCAAGAAAATAAAGGCCTTCAAAGAAACCATCCGCCAGCTGACACCCCGGAACCATAGCATGAAT
- the rsfS gene encoding ribosome silencing factor, with protein sequence MTDAKAIALAAAEAAEEKKAKDIVVLDMQKVSLITDYFVIATGNSTTQVQAIVKEIEKKLKEQGIPLLRREGYREARWVLLDYGSVVIHIFQPEEREFYSLERLWGDAPRVSL encoded by the coding sequence ATGACTGATGCTAAGGCAATAGCTTTAGCTGCGGCAGAAGCGGCAGAGGAGAAAAAAGCCAAAGACATAGTAGTGCTGGATATGCAAAAAGTTTCTCTAATTACTGACTACTTCGTCATTGCTACCGGAAATTCTACAACTCAGGTCCAGGCAATTGTAAAGGAGATCGAAAAGAAGCTGAAGGAACAGGGGATACCCCTTCTGCGGAGAGAGGGATACCGGGAAGCCAGGTGGGTTCTCCTCGATTATGGTTCGGTGGTGATACATATTTTCCAACCGGAGGAACGGGAATTCTACAGTTTAGAGCGCCTGTGGGGAGATGCTCCGCGTGTTTCTTTGTAA
- a CDS encoding tetrahydromethanopterin S-methyltransferase subunit H family protein: MFVFKKEQKVCRIGEVIVGGQPGENPPLMIGSMFHDGDRLLESRSQRKFDRVRATDYIKRLESLSQETGVPVLVDLQAIQVDEMKNYIDFFVELSNLPFAIDMWRANPRMEAARYVASLGVQDRVLYNSFTHWDGDIKEQAQELKELGFRHIVIQTYEKPGQMPADTLDSLRRLLALIGEDTFETVLVDTASVNLPSLALACVSSRMIKEELGYPVGCCPTTTTATWTGLRGLWGEPGFHAVDTAAHSLAALLWNDFIFFGPVAWASRTLLAVSVAEVIRGVLRAYETNRIPENEKHPLNLMFGEFVQLFRAELTKRSMPQQTFLTRN; this comes from the coding sequence GTGTTTGTTTTTAAAAAGGAGCAGAAAGTTTGTCGGATCGGCGAGGTGATTGTAGGAGGGCAACCTGGAGAAAATCCACCGCTAATGATTGGGTCGATGTTTCACGACGGAGACCGTTTGTTGGAAAGCCGTTCGCAGCGAAAGTTTGACAGGGTTCGGGCTACCGACTATATAAAACGGTTGGAAAGCTTGTCTCAGGAAACGGGTGTCCCTGTGCTGGTGGATTTGCAGGCTATTCAAGTGGATGAGATGAAAAACTATATAGATTTTTTTGTGGAACTCAGTAACCTTCCCTTTGCCATTGACATGTGGCGGGCAAATCCCCGCATGGAGGCTGCCCGTTACGTTGCTTCATTAGGAGTCCAAGACCGTGTTCTTTATAACAGTTTTACACACTGGGATGGAGACATTAAAGAACAGGCCCAGGAACTTAAGGAGTTGGGTTTTCGCCATATTGTCATCCAAACTTACGAAAAGCCCGGGCAAATGCCGGCAGATACCTTGGATTCGCTACGGAGACTACTTGCCCTCATTGGAGAGGATACCTTTGAAACTGTGCTGGTAGATACCGCCTCCGTAAATTTACCGTCATTAGCTCTGGCGTGCGTTTCGTCGCGGATGATTAAAGAGGAACTGGGTTATCCGGTTGGGTGTTGTCCGACTACAACCACTGCCACCTGGACAGGGCTTCGAGGCCTGTGGGGGGAACCTGGTTTTCATGCTGTTGATACCGCTGCTCATTCTTTGGCGGCTTTACTTTGGAATGACTTTATTTTCTTTGGTCCCGTGGCATGGGCATCCAGAACTTTACTAGCCGTGAGTGTGGCCGAAGTTATTAGGGGAGTGTTGAGAGCTTATGAAACTAACAGGATACCGGAAAATGAAAAACATCCCCTGAATTTAATGTTTGGCGAGTTTGTACAACTTTTTCGAGCAGAGCTAACCAAGAGATCCATGCCTCAGCAAACATTTCTCACAAGGAATTAG
- a CDS encoding group II intron maturase-specific domain-containing protein, with protein sequence MVRRLNPILRGWINYFRIANCKRVLRELMGWIRRRLRMKKMLEWKTWKALHKALRRRGYKGEFEKISMRRWRNSASPLISMALPNTWFDEIGLINLERYEVGILHRYYES encoded by the coding sequence ATGGTCAGAAGGCTTAACCCCATCCTGCGGGGGTGGATTAACTACTTCCGCATAGCGAACTGTAAGAGAGTACTTCGCGAACTCATGGGATGGATACGCCGACGGCTAAGAATGAAGAAGATGCTGGAATGGAAAACCTGGAAGGCGCTTCATAAAGCCCTTCGGCGTCGAGGTTATAAGGGGGAATTTGAGAAAATATCCATGCGAAGATGGAGAAACTCAGCCAGTCCTCTCATCTCGATGGCCCTTCCAAACACCTGGTTTGACGAAATCGGTTTAATTAACCTCGAAAGATATGAGGTTGGCATCTTGCATCGTTATTATGAAAGCTAA
- a CDS encoding nitrite reductase — MIKKYANKGFIQQLDGTYAVLIHPVNGYLEPEQLETIRRLTQQYGKAKLTVTEAIMIYGIKPENFDRVAEELEKVRLPLADIGPVVRNAKVCSSQYCKHVIRDVTPLAAQINQRLAGLATPKKFKIALNGCPNSCVEAQLNDLGIIAVQDGYWLYLGGKGGRQPQLGTRLDMVIKEEYLVETVERIVKGYVRVAQNERLAEVINRMGLLPFLKVALAWSSEGIKTCIGARYCKNGVGDVHAIAERLVSSGNLQGSITISGCGNACAMDKEADYNVVILKDRLWVYKNSDMDVVNMDQLPEYFKRKGILT; from the coding sequence ATGATTAAAAAGTACGCCAACAAAGGGTTTATACAACAGCTAGATGGTACTTACGCTGTCTTAATTCATCCTGTCAACGGATATCTTGAACCCGAACAGCTAGAGACCATACGTAGGCTGACCCAACAATACGGAAAGGCGAAGCTCACGGTTACCGAGGCTATCATGATTTACGGCATAAAACCTGAGAACTTTGACCGGGTTGCCGAAGAGTTAGAAAAGGTTCGCCTGCCTTTGGCTGATATCGGTCCAGTGGTGCGAAATGCCAAAGTATGTTCCAGTCAGTATTGCAAGCATGTTATCCGCGATGTTACACCTCTGGCAGCGCAAATCAATCAGCGCCTCGCAGGGCTGGCGACGCCGAAAAAATTTAAGATTGCCCTGAATGGTTGCCCCAATTCATGCGTGGAGGCGCAACTAAACGACCTGGGTATCATTGCTGTCCAGGACGGGTACTGGCTTTACCTTGGGGGTAAAGGAGGACGTCAGCCCCAATTGGGTACTCGGCTGGATATGGTTATCAAGGAAGAGTATCTAGTCGAAACTGTCGAACGGATTGTTAAGGGCTATGTTCGGGTTGCCCAGAACGAGCGACTAGCTGAAGTTATTAACCGGATGGGCCTTCTGCCGTTCCTAAAGGTAGCACTGGCATGGAGTAGTGAAGGAATCAAGACGTGTATAGGCGCGCGGTATTGTAAAAATGGTGTTGGTGATGTCCATGCTATCGCGGAGCGCCTAGTGTCCTCTGGCAATTTACAAGGAAGTATCACTATCAGTGGCTGTGGCAATGCATGTGCTATGGACAAGGAAGCGGATTATAATGTTGTTATTTTGAAAGACAGACTATGGGTATACAAAAATAGCGATATGGATGTTGTTAATATGGACCAGTTACCTGAGTATTTTAAAAGAAAGGGTATTTTAACATAG
- the yqeK gene encoding bis(5'-nucleosyl)-tetraphosphatase (symmetrical) YqeK — translation MDYELLKREVQKRLSAGRYRHSLAVADTAVKMARFYGKDVSAARVAGLLHDLARDLPGQELVNIARTHNLIEHPLELELTFLLHGPVGAFLALTELDVQDQQVLSAIKNHTTGAPNMNDLEKIIFLADMIEPGRVYPGVEALRENAFLDLDRALELAYEHLLLYLIREKRPVHPKTVEARNYILMKSGRRAKND, via the coding sequence ATGGACTATGAGCTGCTGAAACGAGAAGTACAGAAGAGGCTTTCGGCAGGCCGCTACCGGCATTCGCTGGCGGTAGCAGATACTGCCGTAAAGATGGCCCGCTTTTATGGAAAGGACGTATCGGCAGCCCGGGTGGCGGGGTTGCTTCATGATTTGGCAAGAGACCTGCCGGGACAAGAACTAGTTAATATTGCCCGTACCCATAACCTGATTGAACACCCTTTAGAGTTGGAGTTGACGTTTCTTCTCCACGGTCCGGTAGGGGCATTCTTAGCTCTAACCGAATTAGATGTGCAGGATCAACAGGTTTTATCGGCAATCAAAAACCATACCACCGGTGCACCAAATATGAACGATCTGGAAAAAATTATATTTTTAGCCGACATGATAGAACCCGGAAGGGTTTATCCTGGGGTAGAGGCGTTGCGGGAAAATGCCTTTCTAGATCTGGACCGGGCCTTAGAGCTGGCCTATGAACATTTGTTGCTTTACTTGATTCGGGAGAAACGACCTGTCCACCCTAAAACAGTGGAGGCCAGGAATTATATACTAATGAAATCGGGCAGGAGGGCGAAAAATGACTGA
- a CDS encoding helix-hairpin-helix domain-containing protein, with protein sequence MKNPSVPVAVWIIIAALFFGIGIKYAQLKTFQGPPTVVNSIAAQTPGDEKPQEIQVHVIGAVRNPGVYVMGPSSRVKDAVEKAVPLPDADLDQLNLAAKIKDGQQIVVPRIGESTGELTESYGSTSSGANQSRKININTAGVEELDQLPGIGKVYAQRIVDYREENGKFQSIEDIQKVSGIGPATFAKIKDLITVK encoded by the coding sequence ATGAAGAATCCCTCTGTTCCGGTAGCGGTCTGGATTATCATTGCCGCCCTCTTTTTTGGCATCGGTATTAAATATGCTCAGCTCAAAACATTTCAGGGCCCGCCAACTGTTGTTAACAGTATTGCCGCCCAGACGCCAGGCGACGAAAAACCCCAGGAAATACAGGTTCATGTAATTGGAGCAGTAAGGAATCCGGGGGTATATGTTATGGGCCCTTCTTCTAGGGTAAAGGATGCCGTGGAGAAAGCCGTTCCTCTTCCTGATGCCGATTTGGATCAATTGAATTTGGCGGCTAAGATAAAAGACGGTCAGCAAATCGTGGTTCCCCGTATTGGAGAGAGCACGGGGGAGCTTACGGAAAGTTACGGAAGTACAAGTAGCGGCGCAAACCAAAGCCGGAAGATTAATATCAATACCGCGGGAGTTGAGGAGTTGGACCAACTTCCGGGGATAGGTAAGGTCTATGCCCAACGGATTGTAGACTATCGGGAAGAGAATGGAAAATTTCAATCCATTGAAGATATCCAAAAAGTATCCGGCATAGGGCCTGCTACTTTCGCTAAGATAAAAGATTTGATAACTGTAAAATAA
- a CDS encoding HD-GYP domain-containing protein codes for MPEDGNNCSFWDLALFSYIKRCKYSPWIIAISFVGITLIVLLTEGTVQEVVFILYGAPIIYTVLVYDMRRGSLVAVLAAIAVTLGRAPHIAEEIAMGKWDHVIIKGIFIPTFYILFCLGIGKLILNERQLREEYRLLSEELSASAEELAEAYETTTSLFTSTIQALAAAIDAKDPYTRGHSERVTKYALDIARALRLPEEEVQRIFYASILHDIGKIGVSGNVLRKPGKLTQKEYEEVCRHPYVGANIISSIQPLKEVLPLIYHHHECFDGSGYPEGKAGEEIPLGARIIAVADAYDAMTSDRPYRRAFPKEKAIEELKKNSGKQFDPEIVKAFLKVLENSDDQPPVVSTWKVISSDA; via the coding sequence ATGCCTGAAGACGGGAATAACTGCAGTTTTTGGGACCTGGCATTATTTTCGTATATTAAAAGGTGTAAATATTCTCCTTGGATTATAGCGATCAGTTTTGTGGGGATTACTTTAATCGTGTTACTAACGGAAGGAACGGTGCAGGAGGTAGTTTTTATCTTATACGGGGCACCTATCATATATACGGTTTTGGTATATGACATGCGGCGGGGCTCGTTAGTAGCCGTATTGGCAGCTATAGCGGTCACGTTGGGACGTGCTCCTCACATAGCAGAAGAAATAGCGATGGGTAAATGGGATCATGTTATTATAAAGGGAATATTTATCCCAACCTTTTATATATTGTTTTGTCTGGGAATAGGTAAACTGATTTTAAATGAGAGACAATTGAGAGAAGAGTACCGCCTTCTTTCCGAGGAATTGTCCGCTTCGGCGGAGGAACTGGCCGAGGCTTACGAAACAACTACTTCTCTTTTTACCTCTACCATCCAGGCCTTGGCCGCGGCCATCGATGCTAAAGACCCGTATACGCGCGGTCATTCGGAGCGGGTTACGAAGTATGCTTTGGATATCGCCCGGGCCTTAAGGTTGCCGGAAGAAGAGGTCCAGAGAATATTTTACGCTTCTATCCTTCACGATATAGGGAAAATCGGTGTTTCTGGAAACGTGCTCCGCAAACCGGGCAAGCTCACGCAAAAAGAATATGAGGAGGTCTGCCGGCACCCGTACGTAGGCGCGAACATTATTTCCAGTATTCAGCCCTTGAAGGAAGTATTACCGCTGATATATCACCATCATGAATGCTTTGACGGCTCGGGCTATCCGGAGGGGAAGGCCGGAGAGGAGATTCCTCTCGGAGCCAGGATAATAGCGGTAGCGGATGCTTACGATGCTATGACCAGCGACCGGCCGTACCGGAGGGCGTTTCCTAAGGAGAAAGCTATAGAAGAGCTCAAGAAGAACAGCGGTAAACAGTTTGATCCTGAGATAGTCAAGGCTTTTCTAAAAGTTTTAGAGAATTCAGATGATCAGCCCCCTGTAGTATCTACGTGGAAAGTTATATCTTCTGATGCTTAG
- a CDS encoding TatD family hydrolase codes for MEGTVDSHTHVSLLPFEGLESMALAGVRKIIGCSIFFGAKHAETLFDHFQQMLTLSMSNAAKNGIKLFLAVGIHPMGTPEDWPRVVDALPSYLKMSGVIGFGEIGLHEGNKREQEVLREQLKVAREYGVPVIIHTPPQQRVEITEKTIEIAAAVGMEPGKMIIDHANLDIVDLIEDFGAIPGLTIRQEGLTPHLLLNHLERFQRGVLNSDYSNLKPNDPLSVPKTVRYLELNGAPPEIIARIARYNAEEFFGI; via the coding sequence ATGGAAGGAACTGTAGATTCTCATACACATGTTTCATTACTTCCGTTTGAAGGGTTGGAGAGTATGGCGCTGGCCGGGGTGAGGAAGATTATTGGCTGCTCCATATTTTTCGGGGCAAAACATGCGGAAACACTCTTTGATCATTTTCAGCAGATGTTAACTCTTTCCATGAGTAATGCCGCCAAAAATGGCATCAAGCTTTTCCTTGCCGTCGGCATTCACCCCATGGGGACACCGGAGGACTGGCCCAGGGTAGTCGACGCTCTTCCATCCTACCTTAAAATGAGCGGTGTCATCGGTTTCGGCGAAATCGGGCTGCATGAGGGGAACAAGCGGGAGCAGGAGGTCCTGCGGGAGCAATTGAAGGTTGCCAGGGAATATGGGGTTCCGGTGATCATTCATACTCCGCCCCAGCAGAGGGTGGAAATTACCGAAAAAACAATTGAAATTGCCGCTGCCGTCGGGATGGAACCCGGAAAAATGATCATCGATCATGCCAATTTAGATATTGTTGACTTAATCGAAGACTTTGGGGCCATTCCTGGGCTCACCATCCGTCAGGAGGGGCTCACTCCCCATCTTTTGCTGAATCATCTGGAACGCTTCCAACGAGGTGTCCTGAATAGCGATTACAGCAATCTAAAACCCAATGATCCCCTGAGCGTCCCCAAGACCGTGCGGTACCTAGAACTGAATGGAGCTCCACCGGAAATCATTGCTCGAATTGCGAGATACAACGCTGAGGAATTTTTCGGCATTTAA
- the leuS gene encoding leucine--tRNA ligase, giving the protein MQEKYDFRSIEPKWQKKWEQMQIDKVGEEPNRKKYYVLEMFPYPSGNLHMGHVRNYSIGDVVARFKRMQGYNVLHPMGWDAFGLPAENAAIKHGIHPAKWTWDNIANMKRQLKSMGISYDWDREIATCHPDYYRWTQWLFLLLYKNGLAYKKHAAVNWCPSCATVLANEQVVGGLCERCETEVEKKDLEQWFFRITDYAERLLQDLEKLPGWPEKVKVMQENWIGRSEGVEIKFRSEFGDEIPVFTTRHDTVYGVTYLVLAPEHPLVEKLIAGTRYEDEVRSFVQKVRQQSVIERTSTELEKEGVFTGAYAINPMNEEKVPILVANYVLMEYGTGAVMGVPAHDQRDLEFARKYKLPVRVVVQPPGEELDGETMEFAYDADGISVNSGPFSGLATPEAKQKIADYMEAHGIGRRKVNYRLRDWLISRQRYWGAPIPIIYCDKCGTVPVPEKDLPVMLPENVEFKPTGESPLKYCEEFVHTTCPQCGEPARRETDTMDTFVCSSWYFLRFTSPHSKEMPFDKDKVDYWMNVDQYIGGVEHAILHLMYARFFNKVLYDQGLVPVEEPFQNLLTQGMVLKDGGKMSKSKGNVVSPEDIIARYGADTARLFILFAAPPDRDLEWSDRGVEGCFRFLNRVWRLVYAYAGKIKFVDPLKSGEGLSNRDSELRRQVHQTIKKVTEDIAQRFNFNTAVSAIMEMVNHLYQYKENVPEEEQNLALIKEAVVNLLLLLAPFAPHITEELWEAIGQEGSIHLQSWPTYDEDALVQKQVTVVVQINGKVRERLEIPVDLPRDEVEKEVLELDKVKRFLEGKEVQKIIYVPNKLVNIVAR; this is encoded by the coding sequence ATGCAGGAGAAGTACGATTTTCGTTCCATTGAGCCTAAATGGCAAAAGAAATGGGAACAGATGCAAATTGATAAGGTAGGGGAGGAGCCTAACCGCAAGAAGTATTATGTTCTGGAGATGTTCCCTTATCCCTCGGGAAACCTGCACATGGGGCACGTTCGGAACTATTCCATAGGTGATGTGGTGGCTCGGTTCAAGAGGATGCAGGGCTACAATGTTCTTCACCCCATGGGCTGGGACGCTTTTGGGTTGCCTGCCGAGAACGCGGCCATCAAACACGGTATCCACCCGGCAAAATGGACGTGGGACAATATTGCCAACATGAAACGGCAGCTTAAGTCTATGGGTATAAGTTATGACTGGGACAGGGAAATTGCTACCTGTCATCCCGATTATTATCGTTGGACCCAGTGGCTGTTCTTGCTGTTATACAAGAACGGTTTGGCGTATAAGAAGCACGCGGCAGTTAACTGGTGTCCCTCCTGTGCTACGGTTCTGGCTAATGAGCAGGTGGTAGGCGGTCTTTGCGAACGCTGTGAAACAGAAGTAGAGAAGAAGGATCTGGAACAGTGGTTTTTCCGCATTACTGATTATGCAGAACGTCTCCTGCAGGATTTGGAGAAACTCCCCGGTTGGCCGGAGAAGGTTAAGGTCATGCAGGAAAACTGGATTGGCCGCAGTGAAGGGGTGGAGATTAAATTCCGGAGCGAATTCGGCGATGAGATTCCCGTTTTCACTACGCGACATGACACGGTCTACGGTGTAACGTATTTAGTCCTGGCCCCGGAGCATCCTCTGGTCGAAAAACTTATTGCCGGTACTCGTTATGAAGACGAAGTCCGGTCGTTCGTCCAGAAGGTTAGGCAGCAAAGCGTAATAGAACGGACATCGACGGAACTGGAAAAAGAGGGTGTTTTCACCGGTGCTTATGCCATCAATCCCATGAACGAGGAAAAAGTACCCATTTTGGTGGCCAACTATGTCTTAATGGAATACGGTACCGGAGCGGTTATGGGGGTTCCCGCCCATGACCAGCGGGACCTGGAATTTGCCCGCAAGTATAAATTGCCGGTGCGGGTAGTAGTGCAGCCTCCTGGTGAGGAACTGGATGGCGAAACCATGGAGTTTGCATATGATGCCGACGGGATTTCCGTAAACAGCGGTCCTTTTAGTGGATTGGCTACACCGGAGGCCAAGCAAAAAATAGCCGACTACATGGAAGCCCATGGCATCGGCCGGCGTAAGGTGAATTATCGTTTGCGGGATTGGTTGATCTCGCGCCAGCGCTACTGGGGAGCGCCCATCCCCATTATCTATTGCGACAAGTGCGGGACGGTTCCGGTTCCGGAAAAGGATCTGCCGGTTATGTTACCGGAAAATGTGGAGTTTAAACCTACGGGAGAAAGCCCCTTGAAATATTGCGAAGAATTTGTGCATACCACCTGCCCTCAATGCGGAGAACCGGCCCGCAGGGAAACTGACACCATGGATACTTTCGTCTGTTCTTCCTGGTACTTCTTACGGTTTACCAGCCCCCATAGTAAAGAAATGCCTTTTGATAAAGATAAGGTGGATTACTGGATGAATGTGGACCAGTACATCGGGGGCGTGGAGCATGCCATCCTCCACCTGATGTATGCCCGGTTCTTTAACAAAGTCCTGTATGACCAGGGATTGGTTCCCGTGGAAGAACCGTTCCAGAATCTACTTACCCAGGGCATGGTATTAAAAGACGGCGGGAAAATGTCCAAATCCAAGGGCAATGTGGTTAGCCCTGAGGATATAATCGCCCGTTACGGGGCCGACACCGCCCGGTTGTTCATTCTTTTTGCCGCTCCTCCCGACCGGGATCTGGAATGGAGCGACCGGGGAGTAGAAGGCTGTTTCCGCTTCCTCAACCGGGTTTGGCGACTGGTTTATGCTTACGCCGGTAAAATAAAATTTGTGGACCCCCTCAAAAGTGGCGAAGGTCTTTCGAACAGAGACAGTGAGTTGCGCCGTCAAGTCCACCAGACGATTAAAAAGGTAACTGAAGATATAGCGCAAAGGTTTAATTTCAATACGGCAGTCAGCGCCATTATGGAAATGGTCAATCACCTTTATCAGTACAAGGAAAACGTACCCGAGGAAGAACAGAATTTAGCTTTGATTAAGGAAGCCGTGGTAAACTTGCTACTTCTATTGGCGCCCTTTGCCCCTCATATTACCGAAGAACTGTGGGAAGCGATAGGGCAGGAAGGAAGCATCCATTTACAATCATGGCCTACTTACGATGAAGATGCTTTGGTTCAAAAACAAGTGACCGTTGTTGTTCAGATAAACGGCAAAGTTAGGGAGCGGCTGGAGATACCAGTTGATCTGCCGCGGGATGAGGTGGAAAAAGAGGTACTGGAATTGGATAAAGTAAAAAGATTTTTAGAAGGTAAAGAAGTACAAAAAATCATATACGTGCCCAACAAGTTAGTGAATATCGTGGCCCGGTAA
- a CDS encoding ATP-binding protein, with the protein MIGKRSLCRKQPNITDLTGLNFIERHENILALGAVGTGKTHLAIALGIRACTEGKTVRFYRCLDLVNFLLESHRQGQLGKAMDALKKADLLIIDEPGFVPLHRDGAALLFNVVAQAYERQSIIVTSNLQFGK; encoded by the coding sequence TTGATTGGAAAGCGGTCACTTTGCCGGAAACAACCAAATATAACTGACCTTACAGGCCTTAACTTTATCGAACGCCATGAAAACATATTAGCCCTGGGAGCTGTGGGTACGGGAAAAACTCATTTGGCTATTGCTCTGGGGATCAGAGCCTGTACAGAAGGCAAGACAGTCCGCTTTTACCGTTGCCTTGATCTTGTGAACTTCTTGCTGGAAAGCCACCGTCAAGGGCAGCTAGGGAAGGCAATGGATGCCCTAAAAAAGGCGGATCTTCTCATCATCGACGAACCAGGGTTTGTACCCCTACATCGTGACGGAGCGGCGCTTTTGTTTAACGTGGTAGCCCAAGCTTATGAGCGCCAAAGCATAATTGTTACTTCTAATCTGCAATTTGGCAAGTGA
- a CDS encoding MTH1187 family thiamine-binding protein: MAVVEVSIIPIGTETPSLSRYVAECHRVLQKAEGVKYQLTPMNTILEGELDKILSLVRELHEVPFRAGVQRVVTSVKIDDRRDKHLTMQGKVKAVEEKLKSAF, encoded by the coding sequence ATGGCTGTGGTGGAAGTCAGTATAATTCCCATTGGAACTGAAACTCCCAGCTTAAGCCGCTACGTGGCCGAGTGTCACCGCGTTCTGCAAAAGGCGGAAGGAGTAAAATATCAGTTGACCCCCATGAATACCATTTTGGAAGGGGAGTTAGATAAGATATTGTCCTTGGTGCGTGAATTACATGAGGTGCCTTTCCGAGCCGGGGTCCAAAGAGTGGTAACTTCAGTGAAAATAGACGACCGGCGGGACAAGCATTTGACCATGCAGGGGAAAGTAAAAGCGGTTGAGGAAAAGTTAAAATCTGCATTTTAA